A single bacterium DNA region contains:
- a CDS encoding DUF3467 domain-containing protein, producing the protein MQEGPEKPKKVQIDLPPEVAAGKYANAVHISVTPGEFVIDFARALPGMGKVLVHSRIILPPIAAKALRLRLEQAVNGFEEKFGEIKLPGNKKGKPPFDYGAFDGDPTGN; encoded by the coding sequence ATGCAGGAAGGACCGGAAAAGCCGAAGAAGGTCCAGATTGACCTTCCCCCGGAGGTGGCCGCCGGGAAGTACGCCAACGCCGTCCACATCTCCGTCACGCCGGGTGAGTTCGTGATTGACTTCGCCCGGGCGCTGCCGGGGATGGGCAAGGTGCTGGTCCACAGCCGGATAATCCTCCCGCCCATCGCCGCCAAGGCCCTGCGCTTGCGGCTCGAGCAGGCGGTGAACGGTTTTGAGGAAAAATTCGGGGAGATCAAGCTCCCCGGGAACAAGAAGGGCAAACCGCCCTTCGATTACGGCGCCTTCGACGGCGACCCTACGGGAAACTGA